A genome region from Streptomyces sp. S4.7 includes the following:
- a CDS encoding SDR family oxidoreductase, with translation MRYGDAANGTDAAPALHCLVTGATGYIGGRLVPELLDAGHRVRCLARTPAKLRDHTWAGRAETVRGDVTDAESVRDAMRGIDVAYYLVHALGTGSGFERTDREAARIFAEQAHAAGVRRIVYLGGLTPAGVPERELSPHLRSRAEVGHILLDSRVPATVLRAAVIIGSGSASFEMLRYLTERLPVMVTPSWVRSRIQPIAVRDVLRYLVGGARMPADVNRSFDIGGPDVLTYLDMMHRYAAVAGLRRRLIVPVPVLTPTLSSHWIGLVTPVPRSIARPLAESLRHEVVCHEHDIARHVPDLPGRPIGFEEALRLALKRIQDAQVTTRWSSAAVPGAPSDPLPTDPDWAGGSLYTDNRELTVDAGPEALWQVIEGIGGDNGWYSFPLAWAVRGWLDRFVGGVGLRRGRRDAAHLRVGDSLDFWRVEEIEPGRLLRLRAEMRLPGLAWLEMRVERGERGRTRYRQRAVFHPRGLLGHAYWWSVAPFHTVVFGGMARNIAQAARAARPETEDEPAAGQVR, from the coding sequence ATGAGATACGGCGACGCGGCGAACGGCACGGACGCGGCACCCGCGCTCCACTGTCTGGTCACCGGCGCCACCGGCTACATCGGCGGCCGGCTCGTGCCGGAGCTGCTGGACGCCGGGCACCGGGTGCGCTGCCTCGCCCGTACTCCCGCGAAGCTGCGCGACCACACATGGGCCGGCCGGGCCGAGACCGTACGCGGCGACGTCACCGACGCCGAGTCCGTCCGCGACGCCATGCGGGGCATCGACGTCGCCTACTACCTCGTCCACGCGCTCGGCACCGGATCCGGCTTCGAGCGGACCGACCGCGAGGCCGCCCGGATCTTCGCCGAACAGGCCCACGCCGCGGGCGTCCGGCGCATCGTCTATCTCGGCGGCCTCACCCCGGCCGGCGTACCGGAGCGGGAGCTCTCACCCCATCTGCGCTCGCGCGCCGAGGTCGGACACATCCTGCTCGACTCGCGGGTCCCCGCCACCGTGCTGCGCGCCGCCGTCATCATCGGGTCCGGCTCGGCGTCCTTCGAGATGCTGCGCTACCTCACCGAACGCCTCCCGGTGATGGTCACACCGAGCTGGGTGCGCAGCCGTATCCAGCCGATCGCCGTCCGGGACGTCCTGCGCTACCTCGTCGGCGGCGCGCGGATGCCCGCCGACGTGAACCGCTCCTTCGACATCGGCGGCCCCGACGTCCTCACCTACCTCGACATGATGCACAGGTACGCCGCCGTCGCCGGGCTGCGCCGCCGGCTGATCGTGCCCGTACCCGTCCTCACGCCGACCCTCTCCAGCCACTGGATCGGCCTGGTCACCCCGGTACCCCGCTCGATCGCCCGGCCGCTCGCCGAGTCGCTGCGTCATGAAGTGGTCTGCCACGAGCACGACATCGCGCGTCACGTGCCCGACCTGCCCGGCCGGCCCATCGGCTTCGAGGAGGCGCTGCGCCTGGCCCTCAAACGGATCCAGGACGCCCAGGTGACCACCCGCTGGTCCTCCGCCGCCGTCCCCGGGGCGCCGAGCGATCCGCTGCCGACGGACCCCGACTGGGCGGGCGGCAGCCTCTACACCGACAACCGCGAACTCACCGTCGACGCGGGCCCCGAGGCGCTGTGGCAGGTCATCGAGGGCATCGGTGGCGACAACGGCTGGTACTCCTTCCCGCTGGCCTGGGCCGTACGGGGCTGGCTGGACCGTTTCGTCGGCGGCGTCGGGCTGCGCCGGGGGCGCCGGGACGCCGCACATCTGCGGGTCGGTGACTCGCTGGACTTCTGGCGCGTCGAGGAGATCGAACCGGGCCGGCTGCTGCGGCTGCGCGCGGAGATGCGGCTGCCGGGGCTCGCCTGGCTGGAGATGCGCGTCGAGCGGGGCGAGCGCGGCCGTACCCGCTACCGGCAGCGCGCCGTCTTCCATCCGCGCGGGCTGCTGGGACACGCGTACTGGTGGAGCGTCGCGCCGTTCCACACCGTCGTGTTCGGCGGGATGGCGCGCAACATCGCGCAGGCCGCGCGTGCTGCCCGTCCGGAGACCGAGGACGAACCGGCGGCCGGACAAGTCCGGTAG
- a CDS encoding ROK family protein produces the protein MVDAAFATAGELHLGPLHGAGSIAHLPVGGDGSLESEVSERAMVRLAAEQGAPVPSFPALLARAVAGESRAVELFRRRARLVGRAVALLLDMLDPEVVVVVEPGTGLLPYCLDNLRTEVARRSLVCDDPEQAVVASSFTGSVLTTAGAAVALGALYADPLGTWPALTNVS, from the coding sequence GTGGTGGACGCCGCGTTCGCCACCGCCGGTGAGCTGCACCTCGGGCCCCTGCACGGCGCGGGAAGTATCGCGCATCTGCCGGTCGGCGGTGACGGCAGCCTCGAATCGGAGGTCTCCGAACGGGCGATGGTGCGGCTCGCGGCCGAACAGGGCGCCCCCGTACCGTCGTTCCCCGCCCTGCTGGCACGCGCGGTGGCGGGGGAGTCCCGCGCGGTGGAGCTGTTCCGCCGCAGGGCCCGGCTCGTGGGCCGGGCCGTGGCACTGCTGCTGGACATGCTCGACCCCGAGGTAGTGGTGGTGGTCGAGCCGGGCACCGGGCTGCTTCCGTACTGCCTGGACAATCTGCGGACAGAGGTCGCGAGACGCTCCCTGGTCTGCGACGACCCCGAACAGGCCGTCGTGGCAAGCAGTTTCACCGGCAGCGTGCTCACCACGGCGGGGGCGGCGGTGGCGCTCGGCGCGCTGTACGCGGATCCGCTGGGGACGTGGCCCGCGCTGACGAACGTGTCCTGA
- a CDS encoding flavin reductase family protein, protein MSSHLASGIAPERFKKVFRRYPAGVVVVTADAGRGPVGFTATSLTSLSLAPPLVSFGIALTGSSWPTIERASSAVVNFLGAEQEPLARTFATSGIDRFAAPTAWRRLPEGEPVLDGVAGWLRLSIQQIVPAGDHRIVVGRVEEAAHDDGRRPLLFHDGRYLAL, encoded by the coding sequence GTGTCGTCGCATCTCGCTTCGGGCATCGCCCCGGAGCGCTTCAAAAAAGTGTTCCGCCGATATCCGGCGGGAGTGGTCGTGGTAACCGCCGACGCCGGCCGCGGTCCGGTCGGATTCACCGCCACCTCGCTCACCTCCTTGTCTCTCGCCCCACCCCTCGTGTCGTTCGGTATCGCCCTCACCGGCTCGTCCTGGCCGACGATCGAACGGGCCTCCTCCGCCGTCGTCAACTTCCTCGGCGCCGAACAGGAGCCGCTGGCGCGGACGTTCGCCACCAGCGGCATCGACCGATTCGCCGCGCCGACGGCCTGGCGGCGGCTGCCGGAGGGCGAGCCCGTGCTCGACGGCGTGGCCGGCTGGCTGCGGCTGAGCATCCAGCAGATCGTCCCCGCCGGTGACCACCGGATCGTCGTGGGCCGTGTCGAGGAGGCCGCGCACGACGACGGCCGGCGCCCACTGCTGTTCCACGACGGCCGCTACCTCGCCCTCTGA
- a CDS encoding alpha-ketoglutarate-dependent dioxygenase AlkB: MAAHAQGSLFDQTDEIRLGPLAGVRRTVLGDGAWIDLLPGWLGGADALHEELASGVPWRAERRRMYEREVAVPRLLAFYGDRDGAPDALPHPVLDEARDALSAHYADELGEPFATAGLCYYRDGRDGVAWHGDRTGRGSSEDTMVAILSVGAPRDLVLRPRHRHGSVVRRPLGHGDLIVMGGSCQRTWEHAVPKTARAVGARISVQFRPRGVR, translated from the coding sequence ATGGCAGCACACGCGCAGGGGTCCCTCTTCGACCAGACCGACGAGATCCGGCTCGGTCCGCTCGCCGGCGTCCGGCGGACCGTGCTCGGTGACGGGGCGTGGATCGATCTGCTCCCCGGCTGGCTGGGCGGCGCCGACGCGCTGCACGAGGAGCTGGCCTCCGGCGTGCCGTGGCGGGCCGAGCGCCGGCGGATGTACGAGCGGGAGGTGGCGGTCCCGAGGCTGCTCGCCTTCTACGGGGACCGCGACGGCGCGCCGGACGCCCTCCCGCACCCGGTCCTGGACGAGGCGCGCGACGCGCTGAGCGCGCACTACGCCGACGAGCTGGGCGAGCCCTTCGCGACCGCCGGACTCTGCTACTACCGGGACGGCCGCGACGGCGTCGCCTGGCACGGGGACCGGACGGGCCGGGGTTCGAGTGAGGACACCATGGTCGCGATCCTGTCGGTCGGCGCTCCACGGGATCTGGTGCTACGGCCGCGGCACCGGCACGGTTCGGTCGTCCGCAGACCGCTCGGGCACGGCGACCTCATCGTGATGGGCGGCTCCTGCCAGCGCACCTGGGAGCACGCCGTCCCCAAGACGGCGCGGGCGGTGGGCGCCCGCATCAGCGTCCAGTTCCGCCCGCGCGGCGTGCGCTGA
- a CDS encoding GntR family transcriptional regulator, whose product MPVPQGRGLVSRSLLRENAYQALRDAIVDGTLTPGERLNDSDLVEWLGISRTPIREALGRLEQTGLVRTKPGRYTIVSPLDLRAARGAQSVTAAMHELAVREALPNLSTAELDAMRAANARFAEALARNDVDAALAADDAFHGVVVTAAANQALRAVLEQCTPVLRRVERLRFSSLSGRGSVAQHHRIIELCAAGDLEGAAAATRANWQTLAPLLDALAAEDSDD is encoded by the coding sequence ATGCCGGTACCCCAGGGCCGAGGGCTCGTCTCCAGATCGCTCCTGCGGGAGAACGCCTACCAGGCGCTCAGGGACGCGATCGTTGACGGCACGCTCACGCCGGGGGAGCGGCTCAACGACAGCGATCTCGTGGAGTGGCTGGGCATCAGCCGCACCCCCATCCGGGAGGCGCTGGGGCGTCTGGAGCAGACCGGTCTCGTACGGACCAAGCCCGGCCGCTACACCATCGTCAGCCCCCTCGACCTCAGGGCGGCCCGGGGCGCGCAGTCCGTCACCGCCGCCATGCACGAACTGGCCGTCCGCGAGGCCCTGCCCAACCTCTCCACGGCCGAACTCGACGCCATGCGCGCCGCCAACGCCCGCTTCGCCGAGGCCCTGGCCAGGAACGACGTGGACGCGGCACTGGCCGCCGACGACGCGTTCCACGGCGTCGTGGTCACCGCCGCCGCGAACCAGGCGCTGCGCGCCGTGCTCGAACAGTGCACACCGGTGCTGCGCCGTGTGGAGCGGCTGCGCTTCTCCTCGCTGAGCGGCCGGGGTTCGGTCGCCCAGCACCACCGGATCATCGAGCTGTGCGCGGCGGGTGACCTGGAGGGGGCCGCGGCCGCCACGCGTGCCAACTGGCAGACACTCGCGCCGCTTCTCGACGCGCTGGCCGCCGAAGACAGCGACGACTGA
- a CDS encoding 1-aminocyclopropane-1-carboxylate deaminase, whose product MSLDRFPRHPLLFGPSPVHPLDRLSGHLGGARIWAKREDCNSGLAYGGNKTRKLEYLVPDALARGADTLVTIGGVQSNHTRQVAAVAASLGLKAVLVQESWVDWPDAVNDKVGNILLSRVMGAEIRLVEAGFGIGAKDSWHQALADVEAGGGTPYAIPAGASDHPLGGLGFANWAREVARQEQELGVFFDTIVVCSVTGSTHAGMIAGFAGQDRPRRVLGIDASAKIGETRARVGKIARATAELVGLGRELREDEITVLDGWAGDLYGVPVESTLDAIRLTGRLEGMIIDPVYEGKSMAGLIDLVRGGDIPATSNVLYAHLGGQPALNAYSGVFR is encoded by the coding sequence ATGTCCCTCGACCGTTTCCCGCGCCATCCCCTTCTCTTCGGCCCGAGCCCCGTCCATCCGCTGGACCGTCTCTCCGGCCATCTCGGCGGGGCCCGTATCTGGGCCAAGCGCGAGGACTGCAACAGCGGTCTCGCGTACGGCGGGAACAAGACCCGCAAGCTGGAGTATCTGGTCCCCGACGCCCTCGCGCGGGGAGCCGACACCCTTGTCACCATCGGCGGTGTCCAGTCCAACCACACGCGACAGGTCGCGGCCGTCGCCGCCTCGCTCGGGCTGAAGGCGGTCCTGGTCCAGGAGAGCTGGGTCGACTGGCCGGACGCGGTCAACGACAAGGTCGGCAACATCCTGCTGTCCCGGGTCATGGGCGCCGAAATACGCCTGGTCGAGGCCGGGTTCGGCATCGGCGCGAAGGACAGCTGGCACCAGGCCCTGGCGGATGTCGAGGCCGGGGGCGGTACTCCGTACGCGATCCCGGCCGGCGCCTCCGACCATCCGCTCGGCGGACTCGGCTTCGCCAACTGGGCCCGGGAAGTGGCGCGTCAGGAGCAGGAGCTGGGTGTCTTCTTCGACACGATCGTGGTGTGCAGCGTCACCGGCAGTACGCATGCGGGCATGATCGCGGGCTTCGCCGGACAGGACCGCCCCCGCAGGGTCCTGGGCATCGACGCCTCCGCCAAGATCGGCGAGACCCGCGCGCGGGTCGGGAAGATCGCCCGCGCCACCGCCGAACTCGTCGGGCTGGGAAGGGAGCTGAGGGAGGACGAGATCACGGTACTGGATGGCTGGGCCGGGGATCTGTACGGTGTCCCGGTGGAGTCCACGCTCGACGCCATCCGGCTCACGGGCCGGCTGGAGGGCATGATCATCGACCCGGTGTACGAGGGCAAGTCGATGGCCGGGCTGATCGATCTCGTACGCGGCGGGGACATCCCCGCGACCTCGAACGTGCTGTACGCGCACCTCGGCGGCCAGCCCGCCCTCAACGCCTACAGCGGCGTCTTCCGCTGA
- a CDS encoding carbonic anhydrase, producing the protein MTTHAQMPAAISRRALLRASVATAAVATAAGSGLIAGATPVGAATRKPTTRPSTPAAALAELSAGNRRWRTFHQQHPHESQSVRQALVSGQAPFALILGCIDSRVPPELVFDQGLGDLMTVRSAGEVLDEAVLGSIAYGVLELGIPLVLVLGHQSCGAVAAAVHAEETGESLPAHIQYIADQIEPAIDHSQQGDARVDATVGAQVNLVRSRLAGEVDLAAKVAAGELQIVGARYELNTQLVHRIS; encoded by the coding sequence ATGACCACGCATGCTCAGATGCCGGCGGCGATCAGCCGCCGCGCACTGCTTCGCGCCTCCGTCGCCACCGCGGCGGTCGCCACGGCTGCCGGAAGCGGACTCATCGCCGGCGCCACGCCGGTGGGTGCCGCCACCCGGAAGCCCACGACACGTCCCAGCACCCCCGCGGCCGCGCTGGCGGAACTCTCCGCCGGTAACCGCCGGTGGCGCACCTTCCATCAGCAGCACCCGCACGAGTCGCAGTCCGTGCGACAGGCGCTGGTGTCCGGCCAGGCCCCCTTCGCCCTGATACTCGGCTGCATCGACTCACGCGTACCGCCGGAGCTGGTCTTCGATCAGGGGCTCGGCGACCTGATGACCGTCCGCTCCGCCGGTGAGGTCCTGGACGAGGCCGTGCTCGGCAGCATCGCCTACGGCGTGCTGGAACTCGGCATCCCGCTGGTGCTGGTGCTCGGGCACCAGTCGTGCGGGGCCGTCGCCGCCGCCGTGCACGCGGAGGAGACGGGCGAGTCGCTGCCCGCCCACATCCAGTACATAGCCGACCAGATCGAGCCCGCGATCGACCACTCGCAGCAGGGTGACGCACGGGTCGACGCCACGGTCGGCGCCCAGGTCAACCTGGTCCGTTCACGGCTGGCGGGAGAGGTGGACCTCGCCGCCAAGGTCGCCGCGGGTGAGTTGCAGATCGTCGGCGCGCGCTACGAGCTGAACACCCAGCTGGTCCACCGGATCAGCTGA
- a CDS encoding YkvA family protein yields MDINLTVALAVAAVAVVAMLATTIVLFVKVFRTRALLREAGVPLSNRAAYWGALVYVVSPVDLLPDPVYLDDIGVLLLALRSLHAASSGAAARGRERKGSRTSGTRPRSLDAP; encoded by the coding sequence ATGGACATCAACCTCACGGTCGCCCTGGCCGTCGCCGCCGTCGCGGTGGTGGCGATGCTCGCCACGACGATCGTTCTGTTCGTCAAGGTCTTCCGGACCCGTGCGCTGCTGCGCGAGGCCGGGGTGCCGCTGAGCAACCGCGCCGCGTACTGGGGCGCGCTCGTCTATGTGGTGAGCCCCGTGGACCTGCTGCCCGACCCCGTCTACCTCGACGACATCGGTGTCCTGCTGCTCGCCCTGCGTTCCCTGCACGCGGCTTCGTCCGGTGCGGCGGCCCGGGGCCGTGAACGCAAAGGATCGCGGACGAGTGGCACTCGTCCGCGATCCCTCGATGCCCCGTGA
- a CDS encoding DNA-binding protein has protein sequence MPSTSGQPPFDPFTAPHPDQARAHRVHASLFRIAERHAATDAQRSRQTHPSVIAPHEAVRLVSFLLSGAAKPEEGEPEVDHADITAALSLVPRARGDMDELEAGLLQMARGRGMTWQEVAFGLGLGTPQAARQRYERLVGRTATDQDAE, from the coding sequence ATGCCATCGACTTCCGGCCAGCCCCCCTTCGACCCCTTCACCGCGCCTCACCCGGACCAGGCACGTGCGCACCGCGTGCACGCGTCCCTGTTCCGTATCGCCGAGCGGCACGCGGCCACGGATGCCCAGCGCAGCCGGCAGACCCATCCGTCCGTCATCGCGCCGCACGAAGCCGTCAGGCTCGTGTCGTTCCTGCTCAGCGGGGCGGCGAAGCCGGAAGAGGGTGAGCCGGAGGTGGACCACGCCGACATCACCGCCGCACTGAGCCTCGTGCCGCGCGCCCGCGGGGACATGGACGAACTGGAGGCGGGACTCCTCCAGATGGCGCGCGGCCGGGGCATGACCTGGCAGGAGGTCGCCTTCGGCCTCGGTCTCGGCACCCCGCAGGCCGCCCGTCAGCGCTACGAACGGCTGGTCGGGCGTACGGCGACGGATCAGGACGCCGAGTAG
- a CDS encoding D-cysteine desulfhydrase family protein, with protein MVTISTGDGQPSRTLLGSWPTPLEPMPRLARALGLGADDLWVKRDDLVGLGGGGNKVRKLEWTCGAALADGATVLVTTGAPQSNHARLTAASGARLGLDVVLVLAGGPGSSESGNLTLDGLFGARVVWAGDVGKEELASIARHVAGTLRDRGAVPALIPFGGSSVHGARGYAECGQELLTQAADLATVVVALGSGGTMAGLVAALGPERVLGVDVGAVADPGRVVSHLVSGLSGTHCPPESLRIRLDQVGSGYSALTEPVMTALTLAARTEGMVLDPVYTGRAMAGLTAAVEAGDITPGRRTVFLHSGGLPGLFGHRPALERAAAELAVDGDPLSTWEPSSRAPDRPK; from the coding sequence ATGGTGACCATCTCTACGGGTGACGGGCAGCCGTCCCGCACTCTCCTCGGCAGCTGGCCGACCCCGCTCGAACCGATGCCGCGGCTGGCCCGCGCCCTCGGCCTCGGCGCCGACGACCTGTGGGTCAAACGCGACGACCTCGTCGGTCTCGGCGGCGGCGGCAACAAGGTGCGCAAGCTGGAATGGACCTGTGGGGCGGCGCTGGCCGACGGCGCCACCGTGCTGGTGACGACCGGGGCGCCGCAGAGCAACCACGCGCGTCTCACCGCGGCGTCGGGCGCCCGGCTGGGGCTGGACGTCGTTCTCGTACTGGCCGGCGGACCCGGTTCGTCCGAGTCGGGCAATCTCACGCTCGACGGTCTGTTCGGCGCCCGGGTCGTGTGGGCCGGTGATGTCGGCAAGGAGGAACTCGCCTCGATCGCCCGGCACGTGGCGGGCACACTGCGGGACCGGGGCGCCGTGCCGGCGCTGATCCCCTTCGGCGGATCCAGCGTGCACGGTGCCCGGGGCTACGCCGAATGCGGCCAGGAACTCCTCACCCAGGCAGCCGACCTGGCGACCGTGGTGGTCGCCCTCGGCTCCGGGGGCACCATGGCCGGGCTGGTGGCGGCACTGGGACCCGAGCGGGTGCTGGGAGTCGATGTCGGGGCCGTCGCCGACCCCGGCCGTGTCGTGTCGCACCTCGTCTCCGGTCTCTCCGGGACGCACTGCCCGCCGGAGTCCCTGCGGATCCGCCTCGATCAGGTCGGATCCGGCTACTCCGCGCTCACGGAACCCGTGATGACCGCGCTCACGCTGGCGGCCCGCACCGAGGGCATGGTGCTCGACCCCGTCTACACCGGCCGCGCGATGGCCGGACTGACGGCGGCGGTCGAGGCCGGCGACATCACACCGGGCCGGCGCACCGTCTTCCTGCACTCGGGCGGTCTGCCCGGTCTCTTCGGCCACCGGCCGGCCCTCGAACGGGCGGCGGCCGAACTGGCTGTGGACGGCGACCCGTTGAGCACCTGGGAACCCTCGTCGAGGGCGCCGGACCGTCCGAAGTGA
- the nhaA gene encoding Na+/H+ antiporter NhaA, giving the protein MTDPSPDADYTGQTRCGGPTRTPWREFLRTETGSAAVLLAAVLAALAWANADLASYERFWRTHVALSFGSRSLSLDLRDWVNSGLMAVFFFVVGLEARRERDMGELRDGRRIALPVFVGVSGMLVPVAIYLLVNAGNGTAYGWGAAMSTDTAFALGMLALLGRRLPTGLRTFILAVTVVDDFVALAVITFAYSESVAPLALLVFLGALGVIMILRHEGVRRGVCYAPPAVAAWVALLESGVDPVVIGLVMGLFTSAYPADRGDLERASGLFRRFREQPTPELERSARLGLASAISPNDRLLRMYHPWSSYAIVPVFALANAGIRITPDELSQAFTSPVTLGIVCAFVVGKPVAVLTASWLTSRFSHGRLRPPVGWGAVTAGGTIAGAGFTVSLLIATLAFDGDHLEEAKVGTLTALLCAFAVTWAVSAVIGLLPRRRRNRALLGTAESIVDLAVPVDSGSDKIRGPLEAPVTVVEYGDFDCPYCGKAEPVIRELLADFGDVRYVWRHMPLTDVHPGAMLGAEASEAAYDQGAFWEMHDLLLAHEGTLRFADALRLAADLGLDTERFERHLRRHKGAARVADDVDSADLSGVSGTPTFFVNGRRHHGAYDIGSLSAAVRTARQRAALTEPDS; this is encoded by the coding sequence ATGACCGATCCCTCCCCCGATGCCGACTACACCGGGCAGACGCGGTGCGGCGGGCCGACGCGCACGCCGTGGCGGGAGTTCCTGCGTACCGAGACGGGCAGCGCGGCCGTCCTGCTGGCCGCCGTGCTCGCCGCGCTCGCCTGGGCGAACGCCGACCTCGCGTCGTACGAGCGCTTCTGGCGGACCCATGTGGCGCTGTCGTTCGGATCGCGGAGCCTGTCCCTCGACCTGCGGGACTGGGTCAACAGCGGTCTGATGGCGGTGTTCTTCTTCGTCGTCGGTCTTGAGGCGCGCCGCGAGCGGGACATGGGCGAGCTGCGTGACGGACGGCGTATCGCGCTGCCCGTGTTCGTCGGGGTCAGCGGCATGCTCGTGCCCGTCGCGATCTATCTCCTGGTCAACGCCGGGAACGGCACCGCCTACGGCTGGGGCGCCGCGATGTCAACGGACACCGCCTTCGCCCTCGGCATGCTCGCGCTGTTGGGCAGACGTCTGCCCACCGGTCTGCGGACGTTCATCCTGGCCGTGACCGTCGTCGACGACTTCGTGGCTCTCGCCGTCATCACCTTCGCCTACAGCGAGAGCGTCGCGCCCCTCGCACTGCTGGTCTTTCTCGGCGCCCTCGGGGTGATCATGATCCTGCGCCACGAGGGGGTACGCCGGGGCGTCTGTTACGCGCCGCCGGCCGTCGCCGCATGGGTGGCGCTGCTGGAGTCCGGTGTCGATCCCGTCGTCATCGGGCTGGTGATGGGCCTTTTCACCTCCGCGTACCCCGCCGACCGGGGTGATCTGGAACGCGCCTCCGGCCTGTTCCGCCGGTTCAGGGAACAGCCGACGCCGGAGCTCGAACGCTCCGCGCGGCTCGGGCTGGCGTCGGCCATCTCGCCCAACGACCGGCTGCTGCGGATGTACCACCCGTGGTCCAGCTATGCGATCGTGCCGGTGTTCGCGCTGGCCAACGCCGGGATCAGGATCACCCCCGACGAGTTGTCGCAGGCCTTCACCTCACCCGTCACGCTGGGCATCGTGTGCGCCTTCGTCGTGGGCAAGCCGGTCGCGGTGCTCACCGCCTCATGGCTGACCTCCCGCTTCAGCCACGGCCGGCTGCGTCCCCCGGTCGGCTGGGGCGCCGTCACCGCCGGCGGGACGATCGCGGGCGCCGGGTTCACCGTGTCGCTGCTGATCGCCACCCTCGCCTTCGACGGCGATCATCTGGAGGAGGCGAAGGTCGGCACGCTGACGGCGCTGCTCTGCGCGTTCGCGGTGACCTGGGCCGTCAGCGCGGTGATCGGGCTGCTGCCGAGACGGCGCCGGAACCGGGCCCTGCTGGGCACCGCCGAATCGATCGTCGACCTGGCGGTCCCCGTCGATTCCGGAAGCGACAAGATCCGTGGCCCGCTGGAGGCGCCGGTGACGGTCGTGGAGTACGGCGACTTCGACTGCCCGTACTGCGGAAAGGCCGAACCGGTCATCCGGGAGCTGCTGGCCGATTTCGGAGACGTCCGCTACGTCTGGCGGCACATGCCGCTGACCGATGTGCACCCGGGGGCGATGCTCGGCGCCGAGGCGTCGGAGGCCGCGTACGACCAGGGCGCGTTCTGGGAGATGCACGATCTCCTGCTCGCGCACGAGGGCACGCTGCGGTTCGCGGACGCGCTGCGCCTCGCCGCCGACCTGGGCCTGGACACGGAGCGCTTCGAGCGGCACCTGCGCCGTCACAAGGGCGCGGCGCGGGTCGCCGACGACGTGGACTCCGCCGATCTGAGCGGGGTGTCGGGGACGCCGACCTTCTTCGTCAACGGGCGGCGTCACCACGGGGCGTACGACATCGGCAGTCTCTCGGCGGCGGTGCGCACGGCCCGGCAGCGGGCCGCGCTCACCGAGCCGGACTCGTGA